A single Pseudomonas putida DNA region contains:
- the tssB gene encoding type VI secretion system contractile sheath small subunit: MAKKESTQHKLDRVRAPRVHITYDVDIGDAIEKKELPFVVGVLGDFSGNPLEPLPKLKDRKFVFIDRDNFNGVLKGIKPRLTYRVDNTLAKNGTQLGVELNFNSLEDFEPQNVVKQVEPLRKLLEVRNKLADLRNKMGGNDKLEELLMDVLQNTEKLKTLGQEFGREAEVKDPSSDDRA; the protein is encoded by the coding sequence ATGGCGAAGAAGGAAAGCACCCAGCACAAACTCGACCGCGTTCGCGCCCCTCGGGTCCATATCACCTACGACGTGGACATCGGTGATGCCATCGAGAAAAAGGAGCTGCCTTTTGTCGTCGGCGTGCTGGGCGATTTCTCCGGCAACCCGCTGGAGCCGCTGCCCAAGCTCAAGGACCGCAAGTTCGTCTTCATCGACCGCGACAACTTCAACGGCGTGCTCAAGGGCATCAAGCCGCGCCTGACCTACCGCGTCGACAACACCCTGGCCAAGAACGGCACCCAGCTGGGCGTCGAACTGAACTTCAACAGCCTGGAAGACTTCGAGCCACAGAACGTGGTCAAGCAGGTCGAGCCGCTGCGCAAGCTGCTGGAAGTGCGCAACAAGCTGGCCGACCTGCGCAACAAGATGGGCGGCAACGACAAGCTCGAAGAGCTGCTGATGGACGTGCTGCAAAACACCGAAAAGCTCAAGACCCTGGGCCAGGAATTCGGCCGTGAAGCCGAAGTGAAAGACCCGTCCAGCGACGATCGCGCCTGA
- the tssE gene encoding type VI secretion system baseplate subunit TssE produces the protein MSNQARLLPSLLDRLLDDRPYQSAEAATQRTCSLAEYKASIVRDLEVLVNTRQSLVAEELDGFRQLGGSILEYGMPDFISRSVLDPHDRRLIQQQLERAISTGDRRFRRVRVQLLAQENGHRMLTFRVDAVLRLQDISRQVSFDAVLQVNTQEYKVQNLN, from the coding sequence ATGAGTAACCAGGCCCGCCTGCTGCCCTCGCTGCTCGACCGACTGCTGGACGACCGTCCGTACCAGTCGGCCGAAGCGGCTACGCAGCGCACCTGCTCGCTGGCCGAGTACAAGGCGAGCATCGTCCGCGACCTTGAGGTGCTGGTGAATACCCGCCAGTCCCTGGTCGCCGAGGAGCTCGACGGCTTCAGACAGCTCGGTGGTTCCATCCTTGAATACGGCATGCCCGACTTCATCAGCCGCAGCGTGCTCGACCCCCATGATCGCCGGCTCATCCAGCAACAGCTGGAGCGGGCGATCAGCACCGGCGACCGGCGTTTCCGCCGGGTGCGGGTGCAACTGCTGGCCCAGGAAAACGGCCACCGCATGTTGACCTTCCGCGTGGACGCCGTGCTGCGTCTGCAGGACATCAGCCGCCAGGTGTCGTTCGACGCCGTGCTGCAGGTCAACACCCAGGAATACAAAGTGCAGAACCTCAACTGA
- the tssC gene encoding type VI secretion system contractile sheath large subunit, with protein sequence MTDKQTAPQQAGDLVEVENFAPQPSLLDSIISQSRVARSDTERNRTRDLIGELVNQVLEGEMTPSKDLIAVLDARIAEIDSMLSEQMNEIMHAREFQQLEASWRGLKYQVDQTETSTTLKIHLLNASKKDLVRDLKAASEFDQSALFKKVYEEEYGTFGGAPFGMLIGDYEFKRSPEDMYLLEEISHVAAAAHAPFISAASPELFGWDSFTEMSGPRDLAKIFDTVEYAKWKSFRASEDSRYVGLTLPHVLGRLPYGPDTTPVEEFNFVESVDGRDHNKYLWMNAAYALGTRVTDAFSRYGWCVAIRGVEGGGLVEGLPTHTFKTDDGEIALKCPTEIAITDRREKELSDLGFIPLVHCKGTDYAAFFGTQSAQKQKQYNTDIANANARLSAQLQYIFATSRIAHYMKAIMRDKIGSFASRMDVERFLNQWLASYVLLDDTASQEAKAKFPLREARAEVFEVPGKPGVYKAVTYLRPHYQLDELTASLRLVAELPQGARG encoded by the coding sequence ATGACCGACAAGCAAACCGCACCGCAACAGGCCGGCGACCTGGTCGAAGTGGAAAACTTCGCACCACAGCCTTCGCTGCTCGACAGCATCATTTCGCAAAGCCGCGTGGCCCGCTCCGACACCGAGCGCAACCGCACCCGCGACCTGATCGGCGAACTGGTGAACCAGGTGCTCGAGGGTGAAATGACCCCGAGCAAAGACCTGATCGCCGTACTCGACGCGCGCATCGCCGAAATCGATTCGATGCTCTCCGAGCAGATGAACGAGATCATGCACGCCCGTGAGTTCCAGCAGCTGGAAGCCTCCTGGCGCGGCCTGAAGTACCAGGTCGACCAGACCGAGACCAGCACCACGCTGAAGATCCACCTGCTCAACGCTTCGAAGAAAGACCTGGTGCGCGACCTCAAGGCCGCCAGCGAATTCGACCAGAGTGCGCTGTTCAAGAAGGTCTACGAAGAAGAGTACGGCACCTTCGGTGGCGCCCCGTTCGGCATGCTGATCGGCGACTACGAGTTCAAGCGCAGCCCCGAAGACATGTACCTGCTCGAAGAAATCTCCCACGTTGCCGCCGCGGCCCACGCGCCGTTCATTTCGGCCGCCTCGCCAGAGCTGTTCGGCTGGGATTCGTTCACCGAGATGTCCGGCCCGCGTGACCTGGCGAAGATCTTCGACACCGTCGAATACGCCAAGTGGAAGTCGTTCCGCGCCTCGGAAGACTCGCGCTACGTCGGCCTCACCCTGCCCCACGTGCTCGGCCGCCTGCCATATGGCCCGGATACCACGCCGGTGGAAGAATTCAACTTCGTCGAAAGCGTCGACGGCCGCGACCACAACAAGTACCTGTGGATGAACGCCGCCTACGCCCTCGGCACCCGCGTCACCGATGCCTTCTCGCGCTACGGCTGGTGCGTGGCCATTCGCGGCGTGGAAGGTGGCGGCCTGGTCGAAGGCCTGCCGACCCACACCTTCAAGACCGACGACGGCGAAATCGCCCTGAAGTGCCCGACCGAGATCGCCATCACCGACCGCCGCGAGAAAGAGCTGTCGGACCTCGGCTTCATCCCCCTGGTGCACTGCAAGGGCACCGACTACGCCGCGTTCTTCGGCACCCAGTCGGCGCAGAAGCAGAAGCAGTACAACACCGACATCGCCAATGCCAACGCACGCCTGTCGGCGCAGCTGCAGTACATCTTCGCCACTTCGCGCATCGCTCACTACATGAAAGCGATCATGCGCGACAAGATCGGCAGCTTCGCCTCGCGCATGGACGTCGAGCGCTTCCTCAACCAGTGGCTGGCCAGCTACGTGCTGCTGGACGACACCGCCAGCCAGGAGGCCAAGGCCAAGTTCCCGCTGCGCGAAGCCCGCGCCGAGGTGTTCGAGGTGCCCGGCAAGCCAGGCGTGTACAAGGCCGTGACTTACCTGCGCCCGCACTACCAGCTAGACGAACTGACCGCCTCGCTGCGCCTGGTCGCCGAATTGCCGCAAGGCGCCCGCGGCTGA